Part of the Labrenzia sp. PHM005 genome is shown below.
AAAGGCCCGCGCCAGAACGATCCGCTGCTGCATGTTTTTAGGAATTCGTCGCAGAACCTCGCCATTCAACCGGGTTTCCAGGCCTTCGTAGTTTTCATTCAGGTATTGCAGCAGCCCCAACTCATCCGTCACCTGGTAAAGATCTGCATCCCGCGCACCTGGATCTGCCAAGAGAAGATTTTGTTTGACGGTGCCGTAAAAGAAATCAAGATCATCAGAGGCGTAGCCAATTGAAGCCCGCCATTCACCGGCGTCCAGCTGGCGCACATCCAGCCCATCAAACAGGATCGAGCCAACTTGAGGCTGGAACAAGCCAGTAATGGCTTGAAAGATCGCCGTTTTCCCAGAACCACTCGGCCCGGTCGTCGCCAGGGTCTCGCCGTCCTTTACAACTAGATCGAGCCCCTTCAGCGCCGCTTCGCTGGCGCCGGGATAGCGCAACACCAGCGACGAGATTTTCAGGTCGCCTTTTATTTCACGGGTGATCTTGGGCAAATGGCCCGGCTGGCGTTCCAGCGGAACTTGCATCAGATTGTTGATCTGCTCGATCACGGTCCGGCTTTGCGCCAATTGCGTAATGCTCAAGAAGGCCTGGTTCATGGGGTTGAGGACCCGCCAGGACAGTGCCATAGTCGCGATCAAAGCGCCCATGCTCATATCGCCGTTCATCACGGCAAGCGCGCCAATTCCCAACACCAAAATTCCACAGATGGTCATCATGGTCTGGGAAACAATCTGCAGCACCTGGGTCAAATGGCGCGCATGAATGTTGAGCCGGTTGAAATTGGCCGACATTGCTGAAAACCGGTCGAGCCATAGATCTTCTGCCGACATATTGCGCAAGGCGCGCTGGTTGCGGAACGTCTCGATGACAAAACTGTTCAGTTTGGACTTCTGTTCGCCAACGGCCGCAACTTCCTTTTGAACCTTCGGCAACACGTAAATCGCCATGAAGGTATAAATTCCGAGCAAAATCAAAGGTGGAGCTGCTGCTGCACCGCCGATCAGATAGATTGCCAGAATAAAGATCACGCTGAACGGAAGATCCACGATGGCGTTAAACAGCGAACTTTGAAAAATATCGCGCACGCTGTCGAAATAGCGCAGCCGCATGACTTGAGTGCCAATCGGCGCTTCGGAAAGCATCGAATACGGCAAATGCATGATCCGCTCGAACGTTTTATTGCCGACAATGGCGTCAATGCGGCCGCCCAAATAGGCCTGCAATTTTGATTTCGTCCGCCTTAAGGCGATTTCGGACAAAACAATGATGCCGATGCCAACCGCCATGGTCAGCAACACATCAAAGGCTTTTGCTCCCATGGCCCGGTCATAAATCGCCATGATGAAGAGCGGCGGCCCGAGAGCCAGCAGGTTGAGCACCAGTCCCATTCCAAGGATTGACAAGATACTGCCGCGGAACTGCCGGGTGACCTGGGAAAACCAACTGCGTTTGCTTGCAGTCTGCCGGTCCTCATCGCTCTCTTCCTTAACCGAAAAGAGCTGAGATTTGCCAAGCTCAACGGCTGTCACCAAGACAGCCCCGCCTTCCAGGCCAGAATACACCC
Proteins encoded:
- a CDS encoding peptidase domain-containing ABC transporter gives rise to the protein MSRPLFDLKDAGPQGAAGFSSLSSIDRDDAEDAWDSALPGAGDGDRTPAEKCLIPLLREMHWQGNDRLLFEALPHFDRVATIQNLRAVLARLNIQTAQITARTSVLNESQLPCLRLVGDDVQVVANRTESGEYRVYSGLEGGAVLVTAVELGKSQLFSVKEESDEDRQTASKRSWFSQVTRQFRGSILSILGMGLVLNLLALGPPLFIMAIYDRAMGAKAFDVLLTMAVGIGIIVLSEIALRRTKSKLQAYLGGRIDAIVGNKTFERIMHLPYSMLSEAPIGTQVMRLRYFDSVRDIFQSSLFNAIVDLPFSVIFILAIYLIGGAAAAPPLILLGIYTFMAIYVLPKVQKEVAAVGEQKSKLNSFVIETFRNQRALRNMSAEDLWLDRFSAMSANFNRLNIHARHLTQVLQIVSQTMMTICGILVLGIGALAVMNGDMSMGALIATMALSWRVLNPMNQAFLSITQLAQSRTVIEQINNLMQVPLERQPGHLPKITREIKGDLKISSLVLRYPGASEAALKGLDLVVKDGETLATTGPSGSGKTAIFQAITGLFQPQVGSILFDGLDVRQLDAGEWRASIGYASDDLDFFYGTVKQNLLLADPGARDADLYQVTDELGLLQYLNENYEGLETRLNGEVLRRIPKNMQQRIVLARAFIKKAPLYLFDNPGTYLDFEGDKRFMEMIRNLHGKATVIMSTQRPSHMKIADRVAIMKSGQIAMVGTPEQIIPVIMGTPQQAKAG